Proteins found in one Brachypodium distachyon strain Bd21 chromosome 5, Brachypodium_distachyon_v3.0, whole genome shotgun sequence genomic segment:
- the LOC100828159 gene encoding bystin, with the protein MAGKKRKSAASEKQPKSGRLPLGADADAVADAGKRRRSGAGKRHQAEEEASVPSSISAKILREALKQQQEEGLAEPAAAATTAPAVVTPAGASSSFAVPVEAGDDDDEDVDEFNGFDAQSEYDGGVAEIDEEDEKALAAFMSKDTSSKRTLGDIILQKIREKDATVSAEGRPPVKLDESVVEIYKEVGKLLSRYTSGKIPQSFKRIPSLVCWAEVLQLTEPEHWSPNAVYQATRLFSSNMNAKNAVRFYDAILLPRIRNDIKQNKRLHFALYQSIKKSLYKPAAFFKGILLPLCQEGNCTLREAVIIGSIIQKVTIPPLHASAALMKLADMEYCGTTSYFIKLFLDKKYALPYRVLDAVFAHFMRFLDDERNMPVIWHQSLLAFVERYKNELEKKDKEKLVRLLDHQKHYLVTPEIRRELRSSANRGEKATDMSICSPVSVITKPIEEDRWDVPEVPMEED; encoded by the exons ATGGCCGGGAAGAAGCGCAAGTCCGCTGCCTCCGAGAAACAGCCGAAGAGCGGCCGCCTGCCGCTCGGCGCGGACGCGGACGCGGTGGCAGACGCCGGGAAGCGCCGCCGCTCGGGCGCCGGCAAGCGGCaccaggcggaggaggaggcctcTGTGCCTTCCTCCATCAGCGCCAAGATCCTCCGCGAGGCgctcaagcagcagcaggaagaGGGCCTCGCCGagcccgctgccgccgccaccaccgccccgGCCGTCGTCACCCCGGCTGGCGCGTCATCCTCCTTCGCCGTCCCCGTCGAAGCTGGcgacgatgatgatgaggacgTCGACGAGTTCAACGGCTTCGACGCGCAGAGCGAGTACGACGGCGGCGTG GCGGAGATCGATGAGGAGGATGAGAAGGCGCTTGCGGCATTCATGTCCAAGGACACCTCTTCCAAGCGAACACTTGGTGATATCATTCTCCAGAAGATACGAGAGAAGGACGCCACAGTCTCAGCAG AAGGGCGGCCTCCTGTCAAGTTGGACGAGAGTGTTGTTGAGATCTATAAAGA GGTTGGCAAGCTCTTGAGCCGATACACTAGTGGGAAAATTCCCCAATCATTCAAGCGCATCCCATCGTTGGTATGCTGGGCAGAGGTGCTGCAGCTAACTGAGCCAGAGCATTGGTCTCCTAACGCAGTATACCAAGCAACACGGCTCTTCTCTTCAAACATGAATGCGAAGAATGCCGTGCGATTCTATGATGCTATTCTGCTCCCCCGTATTCGCAATGACATAAAGCAGAACAAGAGGCTTCATTTCGCACTTTATCAGTCTATAAAAAAATCCCTCTACAAGCCTGCTGCCTTTTTCAAGGGAATTTTGCTGCCACTCTGTCAG GAAGGGAATTGCACTCTGCGTGAAGCAGTAATCATTGGTAGTATTATCCAGAAAGTCACCATTCCACCACTCCATGCAAG CGCTGCGTTAATGAAACTAGCAGATATGGAGTACTGTGGAACCACTAG TTACTTTATCAAACTATTTCTAGATAAGAAATATGCTTTGCCGTACCGTGTGCTTGATGCAGTTTTTGCCCATTTCATGCGGTTTCTTGATGATGAGAGGAACATGCCTGTTATATGGCATCAGTCCCTGCTTGCCTTTGTTGAAAG ATACAAGAACGAGTTGGAGAAAAAAGACAAGGAGAAACTTGTGCGCTTGTTGGATCACCAGAAACACTATTTG GTTACTCCAGAAATCCGTAGGGAGCTTCGGAGCAGCGCCAACAGGGGTGAAAAGGCGACCGACATGTCGATTT GCTCGCCTGTTTCTGTGATCACCAAGCCAATTGAGGAAGACAGATGGGATGTTCCTGAAGTACCCATGGAGGAGGATTAA